The region actgaccactctctccccatcccacttccccttccccccaccagtctctagtaaccactattctactctctacttctaaccATCACAAtaagtttcaacacctgaattttagaggggacacattcaaaccatagcattacATGAAGTcccagttcatttattttaaccTCAGTTTAGTATTCCCTCATgttaacaatttttctttttcttttttttttttttttttgtggctggctggttcagggatcgaaccctggaccttgatgttatcaacatcACATTCTAAGCCAACCCTCCATTTTATGAACATATCACACATTTATTACCCCTTCTCTTGCTGATAGATATCTAAATTATCTCCAGTTTTATGTTCTGACAAACACTGATGCAATGGACACTCTCATATGTATCTCCTTGTAAACGTGAGTAAGAGATCCTCTAAGGTAGTAGAATTCTTAGGTCATAAATAGGAGCAGATTCGATTTTACTGTATtgtgccaaacagttttccaaagtgtttttattaatatatactttcaccagcagtgtatagGAACTCATattgctccacatcttcaccaatactTAGTATTGACATACTTCAAAATTTTTGACAATCTGATGGGTATGAAatgttatctcactgtggttttaatttgcatttatccgATTACTAGTGAGACTGTACATGTTTTCATATGTTATTGACCATTACATTTTGCACTTCTGCAAAAGCCTATTCACATTCTTTGTACACTTCTACgttggtttattattattattattgatttgtggGAGTTCTTATATATTTCAGGTGCTAAACTTTTGTTTGTTATATgtgtggcaaatattttctccctggctttcctttttttcttgtttataaatgttttttaacatgaagaagttttaaaatttactgtaGTCAAATGTAGTAATCTTATTTTTTATGGCCGTACGGTTTTGATCATATTACATTGCCTTTCCATGTTTTCCAGACCCAATTAAGATCTCATTTCTCACTAAGGCCTGACAGGTCACACTCTTACTCCTTTGCCTGCAGTGTTTGTCATGTTGACATGTGCCTTTCGCTATGGCCGTGATGACTTGGATGTGATTGGTCTGACATTCCGCAAAGATCTATATGTACAGACCCAGCAAGTGGTCCCAGCTGAATCCACCAGCCCCCAGGCAACCCTCACAGTCCTACAGGAGCGACTGCTGCACAAGCTGGGGGACAATGCCTACCCCTTTACCCTGAAGGTACTGACCCCAAGTCCTGGGCAAGGTTTCCAAGAAAGATTAAGAGAAGAAGCTaaggaaagagaacagagaagaggGGTCCCTATTTCTTCTGTTTGCTGACCTCCTTTTGGTCCCCCAGATGATTGCCAACCTGCCCTGTTCAGTGACACTGCAGCCTGGTCCTGAAGATGCAGGAAAGGTAAGGTCTGGGTTCTGAGAAAGAGGGATAGACAGTAGTGTCAGGGAAAAGGGACAGAGGAACCAATGAACAAGACTGGAGAAATGGACAACTAAGAGATGGGGTCAGGCATTTTCTATAGCCCCATGAGGAAGGGAGGGACAGTGTCGGAAGTGAGTTCTCTTTGTCCCTGCCCCTTTACAGGCCTGTGGGATTGACTTTGAAGTGAAGAGTTTCTGTGCTGAAAACCTGGAGGAGAAAGTCTCCAAGAAGTATTCTTTGGTCCTCCCCCAAACCCCTGCCTCCAGACTCTGCCAGGAAACAGATCTTGCTCTCATGACAGAAACAACCCTAATTCTATCCTCCGTAGTACTTTCGCCACTGACTCAGACACCCAGTTCTGAGTCCCCTCTGACTTCTCTTCTTTGCTCTagggcaggggttggcaaacttttctgtaaagggccaaaaaagaaatatttaagttttGTGGGCCACATAGTCTCTATTGCAACTACTCGAATCTGCCATTGTagtatgaaagcagccacagatagtacatgaatgagcatggctgtgttccaataaaactttatttatggacactgaaatttgaattttatataatatccACATGTCATAAAATATTATTGGTCTTAGATTTACTTCAACAATTTACAAATGTTAtaaccattcttagcttgtgggccataaaaaaacaggcaacaggtcagatttggccagtgggccatagtttgccaacctttGGTCTAAATACCTACATTGAGAATTTAGAAGAGTTCTCTGAGAGGCCTTCCCCTACCTCTACCCCCAAGCAAGGACTGGGCTATGGGGGTGTTGTAGGAGAGGTCTGTGGGTTCCAAAAGAGATGTTCTGGCTAACCCATTGGCCTCTACTCAGAGACACTGTGCGGCTGGTTGTCCGGAAAGTACAGTTTGCACCCCCAGAGTCAGGCCCTGGCCCCTGCGCCCAGACCATCCGCCGCTTCCTTCTGTCAGCTCAGCCCCTACAACTCCAGGCCTGGATGGACAAGGAGGTTTGTGACCCCACTGCCTGCCCCCTACCCTAGAACCCCCTCGATACCCTTTCTTCACTGATTTCCTACTTGGATAGGCAGAGATGCGAGCCAGGGTGGCATCAGTGCAAGGAAAACAGGCATTTTAAGTCTTGATCTGGGCGTTCTCCCTCCAGCGCTGTGATGtgcctctcttcctcctgcttcagGTTCACTACCATGGCGAACCCATCTCTGTCAATGTTTCTATCAACAACTGCACCAgcaaagtcatcaaaaaaatcaagatttcagGTGAGCTTCTTTTCTCATCCCCTGCACCTGGTCCCAAAGCCACAGGTCTCTTTCCAAATCTCTGCCCCACTTACCTGTCTGCATTCATCTAGGCTTTTCCTCCAATACAGACTTGTCAAAATACATATCTCTGTCCATGAACACATCTTACTGCATTATTATATTATGACCACGAATAAGATCACATCTGAGGGCAGTGAGCTGGGGTCTTAAGGATTACTGACTGATTATAATCATGTGCTTTTCCTGACTTGTTCAGTTGACCAGATCACAGATGTTGTCCTGTATTCACTAGACAAGTACACCAAGACTGTGTTCATTCAGGAGTTCACGTAAGCTGGCACTGGGGCTGGTCAGAGAGCCAAGGGGTGGGGTGGTGGAAAGAGGGtcaggaggcaggggagggggctgggagatGAAGAAGGGGGGGAGTAGCCCTGGAATGAGGAAGGTCAAGGTGAGGACTAAAGTAGAGAAAGAGAGGGATTCCCAGGAGAATAGAGAGAAGAGATGTGGCTTACCCACAGGAGGACCATCACAATACTGAGAGAGGGCAGGGGCATAAGGATTTCCCATCAGAGCTAATTCCTCCCACTCTTCAGTTAGACATGTCATCTCTCTTGGATACTACAGCAGGTTCTTGGGATTTGCAAGATACTCTTGGGAGTAAAAGTACACCTAATTGGCGAGCCTAGCTTAAGTTCTTCTCTTGTTCTCCTTTCAAAGGGAGACCGTGGCTGCTAACTCCAGCTTCTCCCAGAGCTTTGCAGTAACCCCACTCCTAGCTGCCAGCTGCCAGAAACAGGGTCTGGCACTGGATGGCAAACTCAAGCATGAAGATACCAATCTTGCCTCTAGCACGCTGTAAGCTCAAATACAACTCCCAACCTCCATTTCCTACCCCTAACCCATTCCACATGCTATACATACAGCTTTGAGGTTTCATCTTCAATAAAGCTCACCTATTGTTTAAAAATGTCCCTAGGCCAGTGTTCAGAGACCGccccccctcccaccaggccTGAGGGCCAGAAGCAAGCTAAATAATGTCCATGGGACTAATGGCAGACagcaagaaaggaaaacataaagaagaaaaaaatctttatgttGTACAACATTTCACAGTTCACAAAGGTCCTACATATCTATGTTATATTCGTAAGAATCCCATTAAAGTAGGCTGGATAGGTGTTCTTattccattttacatttaagGACCCTGAGGCTCATAGAGAAGAAGGAATTTGTCCAAGTTTGCATAGCTAACAAGCGGCAGAAGTGGACATGATTCTATCACATATCATCTGTCTGTAAACATTGATCTCTACAGTAGCTCTACAGAGAGTTGTACAGAAGATAGAAATAGAGCGGAAGACTAGGAgatgagaaatggagaaaaaggaggaTAAAAAAGGAGAATGATATTATAGGAATTGATAGAATTCTATGAAGTCATTCATTTGGTCCTATGCCTTCGAAGGTCCTAGTGTTAGATGTGTCTCCCACCAAAAACTATCTGCCATCATCCAACAAGTGTTAATCCCCCACTCCCTCGGCCTCTCCCCATGCCTAATCAAGTATCTATAGACTGCTATTGCTAGAAATACCCTTAGAAATCATCCAAACAGCATTATTTTATAGATAGGGTATCATAGTCCAGAGCAATAAAGAGACTTTCTCAAGATCATACAGTTTTCAGTAACATTTTTCAATCAGCGggtttttattgagcacctgttgcGTGCTCATTCATTCCTATGCTAAGAAATGTGGAGGATACAAAGAAGTTTAAGACAGTCTCTGCCATCAATTTATGGCCTAaatgaggaaaaaagaggaaTGCAAATTCAATCTAACAGTTAAATGTTAGTTCATGTGGTTCAGATTACAAATcaatagaaattaaaagaagCCAGCACAGCTGGCAAGGGTTTCCTGAAGAAAATAGACTGAGCTAGATATTGAAGAATGTGTAAGATCTGGATaccaacagagaaagaaagagcattcCAGACTGGGAAGAAAACACGAGCAAAGGCTAGAAGGTGGGAATCCACATGGCATGCTCTGTGCACGGAGATAGATAGGATGGGCCCAGTTAGATTGTATCCCAGGTGTTAGGCAGTTAGGGCAGAAAAGGTTAGAGAGGCTAGTTGGGGCCAGACTGTTAAGTGTCTTGAAAATCAGGCAGAGTAGTTATATTGCATAAGGTATGCTCTTATACAGAGGGTGACataataaaactgaattttaggCAGAGAAATGTGGTCCCAATGGGTAGGAGAGTTTAGAGGCTGGGAGAGTTTAGTTTTCTGGGAGAAGACAAAAAGTAATGGGGTATGGTGATGCGAATGCAGAAGAAGGAATTGGAGACTGAATGAATTACTGCCCTCCTCCCCCCGcaatacacaaaaatgaatacTACAACCTCCAGTCTTCGACCGGGAATGGACAAGGAGCTGCAGGGGATCCTGGTGTCCTACAAAGTCAGAGTCAACCTGATGGTGTCCTGTGGGGGGTGAGTGAGGGTTCAGGGTTTGTCTGGGCAGGGGCTGGATAGCCAAGGGTTTCTTACTTGTTTTTCTCCCAGTTGGACTGACCCAATCAGGCTGTTCCCCACCCCTTCTCCCAGACCAGATTCCCAAACCTGTGAGCTCAATGAGCAAGTCACTTTCCCTTCCAGAAACCCATTCTGTGGGTGAGTTGTCCTTATGATCCCTCATCCCCCAGTAAAACTAGTTGCCCTTCCCCATTTCCAGCTGCTAATTTTGGGTGTCATTCTACCCACAGCATCCTAGGAGACCTGACAGCCAGGTGAGAGAGTGTGTGATGGGAGGACTGGGGCAATAAGGGGAgaatgagtggataaggagacCAAAAGACTAGGGAGAGTCTGGACAACTGAGGGAAATTGGTTTGGGGATTAGGCTTGTAGGGAGATCAGTAACTCCACCTTGGGATCTTTGCAGTGATGTTGGTGTGGAGCTGCCCCTGATCCTGATCCATCCAAAGCCATCTCATGGTGAGTGACCAGGTGGGATTCACAGGAATGGTCGTCCTGAGTGCTGACAGCCAAGCAGTTCTGATCTCATGAACTGGAGACTAGCAGTTTGAGTGGAGGTGGAATAGGCAGGCTGGGTGTCTAGTTTGTCAGAGgaagtgtgtttgttttttgtgcaGGAGGGGAAGGGTTGGTAAGGGAGGAGGCTTCAGCtccatttttctctccctctgcatgcTTGCTTCAGAGGCCGCTAGGTAATGGAATATGAGGCCTGGAAGCCCCATCACCCTCTCCCCATTGCCACCCTCCATTTTATGACAATGGAAATGTAAAAAAGCTTCCCTGGGGTGTTGCTTTCAATACGCGTGCAGTGGAAACATATGGTTTAGCTTCACGTCACAATTCGGTGCTTTTCATAGTCCTCCCTTTGCCTTTCTGCATCCCCCAGCTTCCTCCCCCTGCTTCTCTTGGAATCGTCCTTCTCCCTCATcccttccatttttccttttcctattccCCACCCTTCGCCCTTATTTTTCCCGCCTTTCATACTTctatctttctctccttcccacactccatttttatttcctttcctgcaCTCCTGGGGTACTTTTGTGTTGAGAGATTTGGGAgggaacaaaaggaaacaaaccagTGTGATAGGActggggtgtgggtgagggtgaagCTTTGGAGAGGGGGGCGAGGAGCTGAgctgggaagcagggaggggaTCACTTACTTCTCTGGCATCAGGAGAGTGAACGGAGAGGACGCCCAGAAAGGGGTTCCTAACGCTCTATTCCCCTCTACTGCTTCTGCAAGTTCTGAGGACATAGTCATCCAGGAGTTTATGCTGCAGGAGCACGACGGAGCGGAGGGCCAGAAGGCTTTGGAGGCGGAGGGAAACAAGGGGAGCTGAGCGCCCTATTCTGGTGCCCCTCTGTGTGGGAGCCCCTACTGTAACGCTCTAATAAATCGGCTTGTCCAGACGTGGCTGGCAATCTCTGGTATTTTATCCTCCTGGAGGATAATGGAACTACTGAGAatgacaccaccaccaccactccatCTCACCCCACTCCCCGCCATGATTACATTACCTTTAGCACATGCCTTTCCCTTACCCCCCCCCCACTACCCTTTGACATGGCCATCCGCCCTCCGTGGGTCCTTCAACTTTCTCTTTAGCCTGGGCCATCCATGCTCCCACCCCGCCAATCACCCCACTGAGCCAAGCACAGGCCTGGCGCCAAGGGAGCTGCTGGAAGACCGAAGGGGCATGGCTGCACCCATGCCCAGGTGCGAAGCCAACAGTCGCAAGTCGCCATTGGGGAGAGCGTAGTAGGACGTCTGGTGGTGGAGGGCTGAGAATAGGAAGCCAGCGTCACCCGCCGCCCACTTTCCGCGATGTATGTCTTCCCGATGTATGTCTTCAGTCCCCACGAGGCCCGGAGCGAGGCCAGAGGCTTGAGCCTGGAGACCAAAGAGAGACCCAAATACCAGTCTCTGCACAAATCCAAACTCGTATTCTTGGGAAAGCAGACGGCGCGGGCCTGGGTTGGGCTCTAGGTATAGGAAAGTGTGACTGGTATGGAATCgggtcggggggggggggttctttgGGGAATCGAGTTCCTCCTCGTTGGGAAAGTTTGGAGTGTGTGAAAGtagggggcggggggagggtgTCATAGAGACTCTGAGGGGAGAAAGGACATCCAGGGCAAAGGTTGGCCTACTATATCTCCCTCACAGTGGGGAAGACATCAGTCATCGCCGGCTTCATGTATAACAGCTTTGAGTGCGCCTGCCAGGTGAGCCCACCACCAGGGAGTCACAGGGCACATATTTGCCCCTTTCCTTGACTGACTCACTGGAGGATTCTTCAACTCAAAGTTATCTATTTGTAAGCACTGGGAAGCAGAGCCAGGACAGCCTCCTCAAAGGCCATGCTGCACTTCCTGTTCTAAGACTGACTGGTatttggggagaggggagattCAGAGTGTCTCTCTTTTGCAGGCAACCATTGGAATTGACTAAGACCATGTACTTGAAGAAGTGAGTGTTAACTCTCATACTACTAACCCTATACCTCAACCCTTAGGCCTATTCATCACAGTAGGGTAGTACCACCCCACATTGATCTGTGAataaagaaggggaagaaaaaaactgaaacctCCCCAAATTACCAAGCCCTGTGATGTTTCTTGTTCTCTCTGCCCTCATCTAATCTCCAACTGCAACATAAAGTTTGAGACCTCGAATCCTTAAATCTGTTCTATAGTGTCTTCTTTAACCAAAATGGCATATTGAGATTGGTTGGACCTGTCCTAGGACTGTAGGCCACTTGGTTTGAGAGCAGAGCAGCCACTTTTCAGGAATCCAGCTCCCTGACTCTTTTTATTCTGCCTTTATTATGTTCTAGCTTTTAAAAGGCTAGTTTCTTTTCTACCTGTCCCCATCTTCTTCCCAAAAATTTGTTTTATGCAGGTTCAGCAGCAGTTATGGGACACAGCAGGCCAGGGGCATTTTCACAGTCTAATTCGTAGCCACATGCGTGACTCAACTATTGCTGTGGTTGTCTATGACATCACAAGTTGGTGTTATGTgatcttttatttgaaaaaaaaggaattatgagGGAAGTGACAGGGAGGTTGGTAAGACAAGCAGAGAGGAAAGACAGGTACACTACTCTTTCCAAACTTTTACTAAAAGTTTCAACTCTCTGCAACCTATTCTCTTGCATACATCAATTCTTTCAAGGAGACAGACAAGTGAGTAGAAGATGCATGGGCAGAAAGAGGTGACAATGTTGTCATCATGTTGGTGGGTAACAAGATTTATCTGAAGAGTGAAAGGTAAGGTATTAACTACAACTTCATCTGGTATACCTAAAGTTCAATCAGGAATCAAAAAGGTCATGGGTTCAAGGCTTCTAGGGTTACTGGTCCTAGGGAAGCATCATTACACCTCAGAAAGATCTATCCCTGTTCACTAACTCAAGATTACCACTGTCTAGTCACTTTCATCATTTCTCATTTGTCCAGACAAGTCTCTGCAGAAGAGGGCAAAGAAAAATCCAGAGACCTAACATGTTTATTGACACCAGCGCCCAAACCGGTTACAATGTGAAAAATGTAAtacccatttttctttatatttccattGCACTCTGTTTCTAGCTACGAACCACTGCTTACTGTTTTGGATAACCGTGGCTTGTCCTATTGTGGGGTGGGGGCAAGGTTCCACTTCCCATCATATAGCCCAAAGGCCCAGAATCATCTCAGCCTCTGAGCTTgacctttttccttttgttcaccATTCATACACatgcgtgcgcgcgcacacacacacacagctattCTGGCATGTGGCTTCTGCCCTTCCTTCCAGAAGTATTTCACCTCTGCTGAGGGAAGAGGGGAGTGTTCTTTCTCCCAGCTTTGCTGGGGTAGGGAGTATATAAGCAGAGAGGGTTCCTTTGCTGAGTTGATGGCCAGGCCAATTTTTTCTGCCTGAGTGGTACTTAAGGGAAAATGGGACTAACTTTAGCCCAAAATATCTCCTTGATTTGCCTTTAGGTGAAGGGGACCATAAGATTAGAATTCCTCTTCTGTGTCTCCTAGAAACTGCCTCTAGGAGTTGAGGTTTCACTCCAGTCACCTCACCCTATTACTTTCCTTATTACACACTTTCAGTGGTTGATATCCAACCGGAGCCCTTCAAGGAGTCAGGCATCAAAAACCATTATTCCTGTTGATAGCTTAAGCTGTCTCTTTGCCTAATTTGATGGATTTATTGCATTTGGGCTTTCCATACCACtccttctcccccaacccctggatTTATGATTTAAACACTTGGCCACTTATTAACTCTCTTCCAATTCTCAGGCTGAGTAGTAAAATGGAACCCCTGAAAGTGCTGTCATTTTTTCTTGACTGCATTTCACAGCTATTGGGTGGAAACTTCTTGCAGCACCTGGAAATTCCACCTTATCTTCTCTAATGGCTGAAAGACATCTATAGAGGATGCAGTTCTACAGCACCTGGGACACAAAGGCCAATGCAATTCATTCTCCAGTTTTCTTATCTACATCCTCAATAAATGACTGGTCCTTTAGCTTTGCCCTGTTATTGCTTGCACCTTCTCCACACTATCTCCATGATGCAATTACTTCATGCTGGTGCCCAAAAATAGAACCATTCCAAGTACCTCAAAGTGAGAACCACTTTAGGGCAGGATGGTTTTTGCCTCTTAGGCCCATGGCACCTGGCTGGGACATTTCAGCATGTTTACCACACTTCTTAGATAAgttgttttaaaatctgttaaCCATAGGGAGAGTCTCAGACCTCAACATTCAGTAGACTGAATGTGCCCTTGTGGAAGTATCTAAGCCTCTACTTTCTTTCTCAGATAGCCATTGGAGAGCGGCAGAGCAAACAGGAGCATAGAATAGGAGGGGATTTCCCAGAAAGCATAGAGACAGGTAATTAATTCTACCTCCATCTCTGCTCACAAGAGATGTTGCCACCTAACAATGGCACTGACCCTCCAGAAAAGGTACCTTAGTAAAGCTCGGATGGCATATACAGGAAGAGCCCAAAAAGCCAGAGCTTCCTCACAGAGATATATTACTATTACATAGAACAGTGTTTCAACTATTTGACAacgtatttattttatttaagaattcaGATTTCCAGGGTCCATCTCATACCAACAAAATCACTCTCCAGGGAAAGGgccttaaatatatatttgagcTCCCCAGGATTCTTTCAAGGCAAATTTTGGGCCTTCATCACAGGGGCACTTCACCCCATACCCCACTAGAAAACTTTCAATTCTGAATGGGTATTTTGAACATGTCAATGGAGATGGAATAGGTGTGACCTGGAATCTCAAACAATAGATTGGGAACTAAAGATCTAAAAACATGGCATGTTATTTGGGGCTGGggtgaggaaaaggaggaagtcagTAGTTAGTACTACTAAACCCTACAAGTTGGAAATCAGGAACCAATTTCTTACTGCTGCCTTTGAAAAGAAATGCATTTAAGCCCCTTCTTTGGTTTATGTTCCAGATCAAAGAatttgagaaaggaaaagggagaataTATTAATACTATTCCCTGTAGAGAAATGTCCAAACTTCTAGGAGAAAGGGCACTGTTTCTTCCAGTACCCCTCACCCTGTGCCATTCCTTGGTTATACTGTGGCTAAGGTTTCTGGACCTCCCTAATGTTCTGGCCAGACGTAGATAGTTGTGAAGTAGGTAAATTGTTGCTTTGTTCCTTCTAGTAGCTCCTCTCTTTGGAATAGCTTTTTCTTGCCTCAAAAGCATTTTATATCCGATCAGTACCATTCAAAAGTCACACCAACATATATTCAACATTAAGTTTTACTTTTTGGGGGAGAGGataggaggaggaaggggcaaaAACAGGGTCTGGTTGGAGTCTCCAAAGTGTATGAGAGCTCTGGTTAATTATAAAGATGGGATGATGAGATGGCCAGGCAAATCAGATGGGAGGTCCCCAAGATACTTTTTCCTACTGATTTCTATAACAAAAATGATATGACATGTGTGAGTCCTTAGCCCACATTATTCAACATATGTCATCTGCCTTTTCCAGCTGGGTTCTCCACAGGCTAGGTTATACCTAGACATCATCACCCTTCTCCTTTCAGGGAATGAAGCTCACCTAGAAAACTAGGGAACTAAAAGTGCAGAACAGTTTGGGTAATGCAGTTGCCTAGCTAtgtccccaccctcccctctccaCTATGCCAGAGAGTGGCTGAGAAGTAGAATTTCCCAAGTGGCTTCCTTGGGGCCTAGCCAGCTTGTCCTGGCTGATTCCACATGGAGGACTGTGGGCTGCAATTTTCTAGTGCACAGTCCTCTCTTTTTGGCGATGATAAtctggaggaaagaagaaagaaaaggaggaacagAGCAGGTTATTTTCAGGCCTGAGCTCTGAATTCCCCATCTCCAATTTGTGGGGCCTCTAGTCATCAGTATTTAAAGAGTTCCTACCTAGGACCCTGCCAGGTAAGTTAAAAAGGAGAATGGCACTTACTGTAAGGAAAGAAGCGGACACGCATGCTGATTTCACGGGCTGTCTTGAGGATCTCAACAGCCTGGAAGGAACACAGAAGCTTGTACAAATGAAGAGATAGGACCCAGGACAGAATCATGACAGGGGGAAAGGGATTTACCACTGCAACCTTCTGGGTCACTAACAGCTGCTTCCCTCCAGTATATTTCTCCAAGAGAGATGCTTTCTTATCAAGTTACAGATTAGGCTAATACTGTTCAAACTGTCCTACCTGGGATGGCTTCTTGCATTACCACAGCCCAAGTGCTGTGCTCACCTTACTATGCTCAATATCTTGGAAATCCACATCATTCACAGCTAGAACTTGGTCCCCTTCCTGAAGTCCTGCTCGATGCGCATCAGAATCAGGAATTACCTGTTGGTAAAGAGAGAATACATGTGATTGGGATGGGGTAATTTCAGAAGACTGTAAGTGAAATTCAGTGCTATTCAGATGTAAGATGCAATTGTTTTTCGGAGACAATGTAGGGAGACATGTCTTGCCAAATGTAAGTTTTAAGTGGGAAAGTGGGTGTCCCCGTTATGCCCCTTCAGTAAGTCCATCGAGTCATCCTTCTCTCAGCCCTTGGGACATCAGGTTTCTGCAATCTGATGACTTCACAAAGGCAAGTAGCTATCCATATTGCCTACCCGGCATGCACACCTTGGAGATGAAGATGCCTAGCTGGGAGGCCTTTCCTCCTCGGATGTTAAATCCCAACTGTAAGAGAAGAGTACAGAATGAGGGCTCAATATAGACCACAAACACAAGAACATCTAGTAGCATCACTGTACAATCGCTTGGCTTTTGTA is a window of Cynocephalus volans isolate mCynVol1 chromosome X, mCynVol1.pri, whole genome shotgun sequence DNA encoding:
- the ARR3 gene encoding arrestin-C; its protein translation is MANISKVFKKTSSNGKLSIYLGKRDFVDHVDMVEPIDGVVLVDPDYLKGRKMFVMLTCAFRYGRDDLDVIGLTFRKDLYVQTQQVVPAESTSPQATLTVLQERLLHKLGDNAYPFTLKMIANLPCSVTLQPGPEDAGKACGIDFEVKSFCAENLEEKVSKKDTVRLVVRKVQFAPPESGPGPCAQTIRRFLLSAQPLQLQAWMDKEVHYHGEPISVNVSINNCTSKVIKKIKISVDQITDVVLYSLDKYTKTVFIQEFTETVAANSSFSQSFAVTPLLAASCQKQGLALDGKLKHEDTNLASSTLLRPGMDKELQGILVSYKVRVNLMVSCGGILGDLTASDVGVELPLILIHPKPSHEAASSEDIVIQEFMLQEHDGAEGQKALEAEGNKGS
- the PDZD11 gene encoding PDZ domain-containing protein 11, with protein sequence MDSRIPYDDYPVVFLPAYENPPAWIPPHERVYHPDYNNELTQFLPRIVTLKKPPGAQLGFNIRGGKASQLGIFISKVIPDSDAHRAGLQEGDQVLAVNDVDFQDIEHSKAVEILKTAREISMRVRFFPYNYHRQKERTVH